From Triticum urartu cultivar G1812 chromosome 2, Tu2.1, whole genome shotgun sequence, a single genomic window includes:
- the LOC125541137 gene encoding pentatricopeptide repeat-containing protein At4g20740-like, with amino-acid sequence MTSLLSPPGPADRHRRHTIYHGHRRASPYRPTVHGGLITHLRATSPGSRSSPSPWPAATTAPFHLPDWDPSSPSHSPRSSPTPSHSTSASSRRLSPLARFLLDALRRHRRWGPPVVADLSKLRRVPPTLVAEVLSAHPPPPPPLALPFFHWAGRQKGFRHCFPAFHALASLLSAAGLPAAADQLPDLIRSHGKPVSHPQLTLLVRLHTAARRPLRALYTLRRFRHEFSVQPQVHVCNRVLGALTAAGHVEDALKLFDEMAESGIRPMPVTFAIIVRALGQEGMAERILEMIGRMRDEVCRPDVFVYTALVKTMVRRGHMEACIRVWEEMGRDGVEPDTVAYATMVEGLCNAGIVEKAAKLFEGMRKKGLLVDRIVYASLVDAYVAAGRVGDGCRILKEMVDAGYCADLKTYNILIAGLCGIGREDKAHNMFQIVLQEELVPSSETVSQLLVCYADKGEMVNFFGLVDKLVELSLPAVEFLADFLRLFACKDGRELKTLELFKTLRQKGYFSVNIYNILIENLLKIKERKKALLLFEEMKASDDCEPESCTYSLMIPCFVDEGNIEEACSCYNSMMKAEWIPSLSAYRSLVKGLCKIGEINAAVSLVSDCLGNVENGPMEFKYTLTVIEACRSKDPEKVMKVVVEMIELGYLIDELIFSAVIYGFCKYATSTRAREVFSVMRDRDIISEANFIVYEDMLNEHLKKVTADLVISGLKFFNLEPKLKWRSRID; translated from the exons ATGACCTCTCTGTTATCCCCTCCCGGTCCGGCTGACCGCCACCGCAGGCACACGATCTACCATGGCCACCGCCGCGCGTCCCCGTACCGCCCCACTGTCCATGGCGGTCTCATCACCCACCTCCGCGCCACCTCTCCTGGATCCCGCTcctccccctccccttggcccgcCGCAACCACCGCCCCTTTCCACCTCCCTGACTGGGACCCCTCCTCCCCATCTCACTCCCCTCGCTCGTCGCCGACTCCGTCGCATTCCACATCTGCCTCTTCCCGCCGTC TCTCTCCGCTCGCGCGATTCTTACTCGACGCCCTCCGCCGACACCGGCGCTGGGGCCCTCCCGTCGTCGCCGACCTGTCCAAGCTCCGCCGCGTAccacccaccctcgtggctgAGGTCCTCAGCGCGcacccgccaccacctcccccgcTCGCCCTCCCCTTCTTCCACTGGGCCGGCCGCCAGAAGGGCTTCCGACACTGCTTCCCTGCGTTCCACGCTctcgcctccctcctctccgCTGCAGGCCTCCCTGCTGCCGCCGATCAGCTTCCCGACCTCATTCGCTCCCACGGCAAGCCCGTCTCTCACCCTCAGCTCACACTCCTCGTCCGGCTTCACACCGCTGCACGCCGCCCCCTCCGTGCGCTCTACACGCTCCGCCGGTTTCGACATGAGTTCTCTGTTCAGCCGCAGGTCCACGTCTGCAACCGTGTCCTCGGCGCTTTGACTGCGGCAGGCCATGTTGAGGATGCGCTCAAGCTGTTCGATGAAATGGCAGAAAGTGGCATCAGGCCTATGCCGGTCACATTTGCAATCATCGTGCGTGCGCTGGGCCAGGAAGGGATGGCGGAGAGGATCCTAGAGATGATTGGGAGGATGCGTGATGAGGTGTGCCGGCCGGACGTGTTTGTGTACACCGCTCTGGTCAAGACGATGGTGCGCAGGGGGCACATGGAGGCTTGCATCAGAGTGTGGGAGGAGATGGGGAGAGATGGTGTGGAGCCAGACACAGTGGCATATGCTACAATGGTTGAGGGGCTATGCAACGCTGGGATTGTAGAGAAAGCAGCTAAATTGTTTGAGGGGATGAGGAAAAAGGGGTTGTTGGTTGACAGGATCGTGTATGCATCACTCGTCGATGCCTATGTTGCTGCTGGGAGGGTTGGGGATGGCTGTAGGATTTTGAAGGAGATGGTGGATGCTGGCTACTGCGCTGACCTCAAAACATACAACATACTCATTGCCGGTCTGTGTGGTATAGGTCGGGAGGATAAGGCACATAACATGTTTCAGATTGTCCTTCAGGAGGAGCTAGTGCCAAGCTCTGAGACTGTTTCACAGTTACTAGTTTGCTATGCTGATAAGGGTGAGATGGTTAACTTTTTTGGATTGGTTGACAAATTGGTTGAGCTGAGCTTGCCTGCCGTAGAATTTTTAGCGGACTTCTTGAGGCTCTTTGCATGCAAGGATGGTAGGGAATTGAAGACTCTGGAATTGTTTAAGACTTTGAGACAAAAAGGGTATTTCAGTGTTAACATTTATAACATTCTTATTGAGAATCTGCTCAAGATCAAGGAGAGGAAGAAAGCATTATTACTGTTTGAGGAAATGAAAGCTTCAGATGACTGCGAGCCAGAGTCATGTACATATAGTCTTATGATTCCATGTTTTGTGGATGAAGGAAATATTGAAGAGGCTTGCTCATGCTACAACTCCATGATGAAGGCTGAATGGATACCAAGTCTTTCAGCCTATCGTTCGCTCGTGAAAGGGCTATGCAAGATTGGAGAGATAAATGCAGCTGTTTCACTTGTATCAGATTGTCTTGGAAATGTAGAGAATGGGCCAATGGAATTCAAGTACACCTTAACTGTTATTGAAGCTTGCCGGTCAAAAGACCCGGAGAAGGTCATGAAAGTGGTGGTTGAGATGATTGAGTTAGGTTATTTAATAGACGAACTTATCTTCTCTGCTGTCATCTATGGATTCTGCAAGTACGCAACTTCAACTAGAGCTAGAGAGGTGTTCTCTGTTATGAGAGATAGGGATATTATTTCGGAGGCTAATTTTATTGTTTACGAGGACATGCTGAACGAGCACCTGAAGAAGGTCACTGCAGACTTGGTGATATCTGGATTGAAGTTCTTCAACCTTGAACCAAAATTGAAATGGAGAAGCAGAAttgattga